Proteins found in one Sulfuricurvum sp. IAE1 genomic segment:
- a CDS encoding c-type cytochrome, with amino-acid sequence MKTLIALVGLTAMLSAADGGALYQKCAACHGAKAEKPALGKSEVIAGWSSAKTLDALKGYKAGTRNTKGMGALMKGQVAALSDADMKTLADHIAKMQ; translated from the coding sequence ATGAAAACGTTAATTGCACTTGTAGGATTGACCGCGATGTTGAGCGCCGCCGACGGAGGCGCTTTGTACCAAAAATGTGCCGCCTGTCACGGTGCCAAAGCCGAAAAACCGGCTCTTGGAAAATCCGAAGTGATCGCCGGATGGAGCAGCGCCAAAACGCTTGACGCCCTCAAGGGGTACAAGGCGGGAACGCGCAATACCAAAGGGATGGGCGCGTTGATGAAAGGGCAGGTTGCCGCCCTTTCGGATGCGGACATGAAAACGCTCGCCGATCACATCGCGAAAATGCAGTAA